From the genome of Pseudomonas sp. AB6, one region includes:
- a CDS encoding gamma-carboxygeranoyl-CoA hydratase, producing the protein MNDFHTLELHTDPRGFATLWLNRPDKNNAFNAQMIRELILALDDVQSDASLRFMLIRGRGKHFSAGADLAWMQESAKLDYNTNLDDARELAELMYNLAKVKIPTVAIVQGAAYGGALGLISCCDIAIGTDDAQFCLSEVRIGLAPAVISPFVVQAIGERAARRYALTAERFSGVRAREIGLLAESYPVAGFEQRVDQWIDNLLLNSPQAMRASKDLLREVGNGALTPALRRYCENAIARIRVSPEGQEGLRAFLEKRPPTWQPELSKEPRP; encoded by the coding sequence ATGAACGACTTCCATACCTTGGAACTGCACACCGACCCACGAGGTTTTGCCACCCTGTGGTTGAACCGCCCGGACAAGAACAACGCCTTTAACGCGCAGATGATCCGCGAGCTGATCTTGGCGCTTGATGACGTTCAAAGTGATGCCAGCCTGCGCTTCATGTTAATTCGAGGCCGCGGCAAGCACTTCAGCGCCGGCGCCGATTTGGCCTGGATGCAGGAATCGGCGAAGCTGGATTACAACACCAATCTGGACGACGCCCGGGAATTGGCTGAGCTGATGTACAACTTGGCCAAAGTGAAAATCCCTACCGTAGCTATCGTCCAGGGTGCAGCTTACGGCGGTGCGCTGGGACTAATCAGTTGTTGTGACATAGCCATAGGCACCGACGATGCGCAATTTTGCCTGTCGGAAGTACGCATCGGCTTGGCCCCGGCCGTTATCAGTCCGTTTGTGGTGCAAGCGATTGGCGAACGCGCCGCCCGACGCTATGCCTTGACCGCCGAGCGTTTCAGTGGGGTTCGCGCTCGGGAGATCGGCTTGCTGGCCGAGAGCTATCCAGTCGCCGGATTTGAACAGCGGGTCGATCAATGGATCGACAACCTGCTGCTTAACAGTCCGCAAGCAATGCGAGCCAGCAAAGACTTATTACGAGAAGTGGGTAACGGTGCGTTGACCCCTGCCCTGCGCCGTTACTGCGAAAATGCCATCGCGCGGATTCGCGTCAGCCCGGAAGGCCAGGAAGGCTTGCGCGCCTTCCTGGAAAAGCGCCCACCCACGTGGCAACCTGAACTCAGCAAGGAACCGCGCCCATGA
- a CDS encoding carboxyl transferase domain-containing protein produces MTILHTQINTRSPEFALNGAAMLKNVKSLRQLLTKVHQGGGPKAQERHTSRGKLLPRERINRLLDIGSPFLEIGQLTAYEVYGEDVPAAGLIVGIGRVEGVECMIVANDATVKGGSYYPLTVKKHLRAQTIARENRLPCIYLVDSGGANLPRQDEVFPDREHFGRIFFNQANMSAVGIPQIAVVMGSCTAGGAYVPAMADEAIMVRQQATIFLAGPPLVKAATGEVVSAEDLGGADVHCKISGVADHYADSDEHALAIARRSIANLNWRKQGALNTLAPIAPLYDSEELYGVVPADAKQPFDVREVITRLVDGSVFDEFKALFGTTLVCGFGHLHGYPIAILANNGVLFAESAQKGAHFIELACQRGIPLLFLQNITGFMVGQKYEAGGIAKHGAKLVTAVACAKVPKFTVIIGGSFGAGNYGMCGRAYDPRFLWMWPNARIAVMGGEQAAGVLVQVKREQAERSGQVFSAEQEAEIKRPILDQYEHQGHPYYSSARLWDDGVIDPAQTRDILALALSASLNAPIEPSTFGVFRM; encoded by the coding sequence ATGACCATCCTGCACACTCAGATCAATACCCGCTCGCCTGAGTTCGCACTCAATGGCGCCGCAATGCTGAAAAACGTTAAAAGTTTGCGTCAGTTGCTCACTAAAGTTCATCAAGGCGGTGGGCCGAAGGCTCAGGAACGTCACACTTCCCGCGGCAAATTACTGCCTCGTGAGCGCATCAATCGTTTGCTCGATATCGGCTCGCCCTTCCTCGAAATCGGACAACTAACGGCGTATGAGGTGTATGGGGAGGACGTCCCTGCGGCCGGGTTGATTGTCGGCATCGGCCGCGTTGAAGGAGTCGAATGCATGATCGTCGCCAATGACGCGACGGTAAAAGGCGGCTCGTATTACCCCCTAACGGTGAAAAAGCACCTGCGGGCGCAAACCATTGCCCGGGAAAACCGTTTGCCGTGCATCTACTTGGTGGACTCCGGAGGTGCCAACCTGCCCCGGCAGGACGAGGTTTTTCCAGACCGGGAACATTTCGGTCGAATTTTCTTTAACCAAGCCAATATGAGCGCAGTGGGCATCCCGCAGATCGCGGTGGTCATGGGGTCGTGCACCGCTGGCGGTGCCTACGTCCCAGCCATGGCCGACGAAGCAATTATGGTCCGGCAACAGGCAACGATATTTCTCGCAGGCCCACCTTTGGTAAAAGCCGCCACCGGTGAAGTCGTCAGCGCCGAAGACCTTGGCGGTGCCGATGTGCACTGCAAGATTTCCGGCGTCGCCGACCACTACGCCGACAGCGATGAGCACGCTCTGGCCATCGCGCGCCGCAGCATAGCCAACCTTAACTGGCGCAAACAAGGTGCGCTGAACACCCTCGCCCCGATTGCTCCGTTATACGACAGCGAAGAACTGTATGGGGTAGTCCCAGCTGACGCCAAGCAGCCGTTCGATGTGCGTGAGGTGATCACGCGGTTGGTGGACGGTTCAGTATTCGATGAGTTCAAAGCCTTGTTTGGCACCACGCTGGTGTGCGGTTTTGGCCATTTGCACGGCTACCCGATTGCGATCCTGGCCAATAACGGCGTGCTGTTTGCCGAATCCGCGCAGAAAGGCGCGCATTTCATTGAGTTGGCCTGCCAACGCGGCATCCCGTTGCTATTCCTGCAAAACATCACCGGTTTTATGGTCGGTCAGAAATACGAAGCAGGAGGCATTGCCAAACACGGTGCCAAGCTGGTCACCGCAGTGGCCTGCGCCAAGGTGCCGAAATTCACAGTCATCATTGGCGGCAGCTTTGGCGCCGGTAATTACGGCATGTGTGGCCGCGCTTACGACCCACGATTCCTGTGGATGTGGCCCAACGCAAGGATCGCCGTGATGGGCGGCGAACAGGCGGCCGGCGTTCTCGTGCAGGTCAAGCGCGAACAGGCCGAGCGCAGCGGTCAGGTATTCAGTGCCGAGCAAGAAGCCGAGATTAAACGACCGATTCTCGATCAATACGAACATCAGGGCCATCCGTATTATTCCAGTGCCCGCTTGTGGGACGACGGTGTAATTGACCCCGCGCAAACCCGCGACATTCTCGCGCTGGCACTGTCCGCGTCGCTGAACGCACCCATAGAGCCGAGCACATTCGGCGTGTTCCGGATGTAA
- a CDS encoding isovaleryl-CoA dehydrogenase, translating into MSYPSLNFALGETIDMLRDQVQSFVAAEISPRAAQIDKDNLFPADLWRKFGDMGLLGITVDEEYGGAGMGYLAHVVAMEEISRGSASVALSYGAHSNLCVNQINRNGTPAQKAKYLPKLISGEHVGALAMSEPNAGSDVVSMKLRADKRGDCYVLNGGKTWITNGPDASTYVIYAKTDLEKGAHGISAFIVERDWKGFSRGPKFDKLGMRGSNTCELFFDDVEVPEENLLGVLNSGVKVLMSGLDYERVVLSGGPTGIMQACMDVVVPYIHDRKQFGQSIGEFQLIQGKVADMYTQLNASRAYLYAVAQACERGETTRKDAAGVILYSAERATQMALDAIQILGGNGYINEFPAGRLLRDAKLYEIGAGTSEIRRMLIGRELFNETK; encoded by the coding sequence ATGAGCTACCCGAGCCTTAACTTCGCCTTGGGCGAAACCATCGACATGTTGCGCGATCAAGTTCAATCCTTCGTCGCCGCTGAAATCTCCCCCCGCGCCGCGCAGATCGACAAAGACAACTTGTTCCCGGCTGACCTGTGGCGCAAGTTCGGTGACATGGGTCTGCTGGGCATTACCGTCGACGAAGAATACGGCGGCGCAGGCATGGGTTACCTGGCCCACGTGGTCGCCATGGAAGAAATCAGCCGTGGTTCGGCGTCGGTCGCCCTTTCCTATGGCGCGCATTCAAACCTGTGCGTGAACCAGATCAACCGCAACGGTACCCCCGCACAGAAAGCCAAGTACTTGCCCAAGCTGATCAGTGGCGAGCATGTCGGGGCACTGGCCATGAGCGAACCGAATGCCGGTTCCGACGTGGTGTCGATGAAACTTCGCGCCGACAAACGCGGCGATTGCTATGTGCTTAACGGCGGCAAAACGTGGATCACCAACGGTCCCGACGCCAGCACATACGTGATTTATGCCAAGACCGACTTGGAAAAAGGTGCTCACGGTATCAGTGCTTTCATTGTCGAGCGCGACTGGAAGGGCTTTTCCCGCGGCCCCAAGTTCGACAAGCTCGGAATGCGCGGCTCCAATACTTGCGAACTGTTCTTCGATGACGTTGAAGTGCCAGAAGAAAACCTGCTCGGCGTACTCAATAGCGGCGTCAAGGTGCTGATGAGCGGCCTTGATTACGAGCGCGTTGTGCTCTCCGGCGGTCCGACCGGGATCATGCAAGCTTGCATGGACGTGGTGGTGCCGTACATCCACGATCGCAAGCAGTTCGGACAAAGCATTGGTGAGTTTCAACTGATTCAGGGCAAAGTCGCCGACATGTACACCCAGCTCAACGCCAGCCGCGCCTACCTGTATGCCGTGGCCCAAGCCTGCGAACGCGGCGAAACCACACGTAAAGACGCCGCCGGGGTGATTCTGTACAGCGCCGAACGCGCCACGCAGATGGCGCTGGACGCTATCCAGATTTTGGGTGGAAACGGCTACATCAATGAATTTCCGGCCGGTCGGCTGCTGCGTGACGCCAAGCTGTACGAAATCGGCGCTGGCACCAGCGAGATTCGCCGCATGTTGATCGGTCGCGAACTGTTCAATGAAACAAAATAA
- a CDS encoding hydroxymethylglutaryl-CoA lyase, with protein MPLPQRVRLVEVGPRDGLQNEAQPVSVAAKVRLVDDLSAAGLSYIEVGSFVSPKWVPQMAGSADVFAQIQRKDGVAYAALAPNLRGFEDALAAGATEIAIFAAASESFSQRNINCSISESLERFASVMEAARLHGMPVRGYVSCVLGCPYEGKITPEQVASVANELFAMGCYEISLGDTIGTGTPSATRTLFDTVAGKIPRGKLAGHFHDTYGQALANIYASLLEGIQVFDSSVAGLGGCPYAKGASGNVATEDVLYMLNGLDIDTGVDLDLLIDAGQRICDVLGRPSGSRVAKARLAI; from the coding sequence ATGCCCCTGCCTCAACGTGTACGCCTTGTAGAGGTCGGCCCTCGTGACGGTTTGCAGAATGAAGCTCAGCCAGTCAGCGTGGCCGCGAAAGTACGTTTGGTCGATGACCTCAGCGCCGCAGGTTTGAGTTACATCGAAGTAGGCAGTTTTGTCTCGCCCAAATGGGTGCCGCAGATGGCGGGCTCCGCGGACGTTTTTGCTCAAATCCAGCGCAAGGATGGCGTCGCCTACGCGGCACTCGCGCCGAATCTGAGAGGATTCGAAGACGCTTTGGCTGCAGGCGCGACTGAGATAGCGATATTCGCCGCCGCGTCCGAGTCTTTCTCACAACGCAATATCAATTGCTCAATCAGCGAAAGCCTGGAGCGATTTGCTTCGGTCATGGAAGCCGCACGCCTGCATGGCATGCCGGTACGTGGTTACGTTTCGTGCGTACTGGGTTGTCCATACGAAGGCAAAATAACCCCGGAACAAGTGGCGTCTGTTGCCAATGAGCTGTTCGCCATGGGCTGCTATGAGATTTCCTTGGGCGACACCATTGGCACCGGCACGCCAAGCGCAACACGCACACTGTTCGATACCGTGGCCGGGAAAATTCCCAGGGGAAAACTGGCGGGGCATTTCCACGATACCTATGGACAGGCGCTGGCCAATATCTACGCCAGCCTGCTTGAAGGCATTCAAGTGTTCGACAGCTCTGTCGCCGGGCTGGGTGGTTGTCCTTACGCCAAGGGCGCTAGCGGCAATGTCGCCACCGAGGATGTGCTGTACATGCTCAACGGCTTGGACATCGACACCGGAGTGGATCTCGACCTATTGATCGATGCCGGCCAACGGATATGCGACGTGTTAGGGCGTCCTAGCGGCTCAAGAGTGGCAAAGGCACGACTGGCAATCTGA
- a CDS encoding MerR family DNA-binding transcriptional regulator has product MSSQTYSISDLARELDITTRAIRFYEEQGLLAPERRGLERIYSTRDKVSLKLILRGKRIGFSLAECRELIQLYDPRGDNQKQLHTMLGKIGERRTQLEQQLLDIQQMQLELDTAEERCLSALERSIKNHNVTE; this is encoded by the coding sequence ATGAGCAGCCAGACTTACAGCATTTCCGACCTCGCCCGCGAGCTCGACATCACCACCCGCGCAATTCGATTCTACGAAGAACAAGGTCTGCTCGCCCCCGAGCGGCGTGGCCTTGAGCGGATTTACTCGACCCGCGACAAAGTCAGTTTGAAACTCATCCTGCGCGGAAAACGCATTGGCTTTTCTCTAGCCGAATGCCGCGAATTGATCCAGTTGTACGATCCTCGCGGGGACAATCAAAAGCAACTGCACACCATGCTAGGCAAGATCGGTGAACGCCGTACTCAGTTGGAACAGCAGTTGCTCGACATTCAGCAAATGCAGCTTGAACTGGATACCGCCGAAGAGCGCTGCTTGTCTGCGCTGGAGCGTTCCATTAAAAATCATAATGTTACTGAGTAA
- a CDS encoding LysR family transcriptional regulator has translation MNLSKVDLNLFIVFDAIYTEANLTRAGQIVGITQPAVSNALARLRETFNDPLFVRTAQGMVPTPMAQNIIGPVRNALSLLRVSVQESRIFNPLQANKTYRISMTDLTEAVILPALFQRLRRLAPAVIIESFLSKRRETTKELAAGRLDFAVDAPLNTDPQVRHVKLMGDKYVCAMRKGHPLATKEKFVLDDYLSLTHIHISSRRSGLGHVDLALGKMGIQRKIALRSQHYLMASQVLQQTDMVMTVPERFARRHELHYFNLPVNDVPQVETHLYWHESTDQDPANRWMREQMIELCQQVTAHDKKLDKALDTSAN, from the coding sequence ATGAATCTGAGCAAAGTCGACCTAAACCTCTTTATTGTGTTTGATGCTATCTATACCGAAGCAAATCTGACTCGCGCAGGGCAAATAGTCGGCATCACTCAGCCTGCGGTGTCTAACGCCCTGGCTCGTTTGCGCGAGACCTTCAACGACCCGTTGTTCGTGCGCACGGCTCAGGGCATGGTCCCTACGCCAATGGCGCAGAACATTATCGGGCCGGTACGCAATGCGTTATCACTGCTACGAGTGTCGGTGCAAGAAAGCCGTATTTTCAACCCGCTACAGGCCAACAAGACCTATCGCATCAGCATGACCGACTTGACTGAAGCGGTGATCTTGCCAGCACTGTTTCAACGCCTGCGTCGGCTGGCCCCTGCGGTGATCATCGAAAGCTTCTTGTCCAAGCGCCGGGAAACCACTAAAGAACTCGCTGCTGGACGGTTGGATTTCGCCGTAGACGCACCGCTCAATACCGATCCCCAGGTGCGTCATGTCAAGCTAATGGGTGACAAATATGTGTGCGCCATGCGCAAAGGCCATCCGCTGGCAACCAAAGAAAAGTTTGTACTCGACGACTACCTGTCCCTCACGCACATCCATATTTCCAGCCGCCGCAGTGGCTTGGGCCATGTCGACCTGGCATTGGGCAAAATGGGTATTCAACGCAAGATCGCGTTGCGTTCGCAGCACTATCTGATGGCGTCGCAAGTGCTACAACAGACTGACATGGTGATGACGGTCCCGGAGCGCTTCGCTCGACGACATGAACTTCATTATTTCAACTTGCCAGTCAACGACGTGCCACAGGTGGAAACTCACCTTTATTGGCACGAAAGCACCGATCAGGATCCGGCCAACCGCTGGATGCGTGAACAAATGATCGAACTGTGCCAGCAAGTGACGGCGCACGATAAAAAACTCGATAAAGCTTTAGATACTTCTGCTAACTGA
- a CDS encoding acyl-CoA dehydrogenase codes for MDFAYSPKVQELRERVIAFMDAYVYPAEPVFERQVSEGDRWLPTAIMEELKLKAKAEGLWNLFLPESERGAGLTNLEYAPLAEIMGRSLLGPEPFNCSAPDTGNMEVLVRYANEAQKVQWLEPLLRGEIRSAFAMTEPDVASSDATNMSARAERVGDEWIINGRKWWTSGACDPRCKIMVFMGLSNPDGPRHQQHSMILVPTDTPGVTIVRSLPVFGYDDAPHGHAEVLFENVRVPYENVLLGEGRGFEIAQGRLGPGRIHHCMRSIGMAERALELMCKRAINRTAFGKPLARLGGNIDLIADSRMEIDMARLLTLKAAYMMDTVGNKVAKSEIAQIKVVAPNVALRVIDRAIQIHGGAGVSNDFPLAYMYAMQRTLRLADGPDEVHRAAIGKFEIGKYVPKDMLRGERQG; via the coding sequence ATGGATTTCGCTTATTCCCCTAAGGTTCAGGAGCTGCGTGAGCGTGTTATTGCGTTCATGGACGCCTATGTTTATCCGGCTGAACCCGTGTTTGAACGTCAGGTTTCTGAGGGTGATCGCTGGCTGCCCACTGCGATCATGGAAGAACTCAAGCTCAAGGCCAAAGCTGAGGGGTTGTGGAATTTGTTCTTGCCTGAATCGGAGCGGGGGGCCGGCCTGACCAATCTGGAATACGCGCCACTTGCTGAAATCATGGGTCGTTCGTTGCTCGGGCCAGAACCATTCAACTGCTCGGCACCCGACACCGGCAACATGGAGGTGCTGGTGCGCTACGCCAACGAAGCACAAAAGGTGCAATGGCTAGAGCCGCTGTTGCGCGGCGAAATTCGTTCTGCGTTCGCTATGACCGAGCCAGATGTAGCGTCCTCCGACGCGACTAACATGTCCGCTCGTGCGGAGCGGGTCGGTGACGAGTGGATAATTAACGGCCGTAAATGGTGGACCTCGGGTGCTTGTGACCCGCGCTGCAAAATCATGGTGTTCATGGGTTTGAGCAATCCTGATGGCCCACGTCACCAGCAACATTCGATGATTCTAGTTCCCACCGACACGCCGGGCGTGACCATCGTCCGTTCGTTACCGGTATTCGGATATGACGACGCGCCCCATGGCCACGCCGAAGTGCTGTTCGAAAACGTCCGGGTGCCCTACGAGAACGTATTGCTGGGTGAAGGTCGCGGTTTTGAAATCGCTCAAGGTCGCCTCGGGCCTGGCCGAATTCACCACTGCATGCGCTCCATTGGTATGGCAGAGCGGGCGTTGGAATTGATGTGCAAACGAGCAATCAACCGTACGGCATTTGGTAAACCGTTGGCGCGGCTGGGTGGCAACATCGACCTCATCGCCGACTCGCGAATGGAAATCGACATGGCGAGGCTGCTGACGCTGAAGGCCGCATACATGATGGACACCGTGGGCAATAAAGTGGCAAAAAGTGAAATTGCCCAGATCAAAGTGGTCGCGCCAAACGTAGCGCTGCGAGTTATTGATCGTGCAATCCAGATCCATGGGGGCGCCGGGGTTTCCAACGATTTCCCGCTGGCCTACATGTACGCCATGCAGCGCACACTACGCTTGGCTGACGGTCCTGACGAAGTACACCGCGCCGCCATCGGTAAGTTTGAGATTGGTAAATACGTACCCAAAGACATGTTGCGTGGTGAACGTCAGGGATAA
- a CDS encoding phosphate ABC transporter substrate-binding/OmpA family protein: MQCALFASQSRKRATKILLGLLSVALPGPVFAALPLPADGLAALRIQGSNTIGAKLGPALVEGLYQAQGIHDVHIEPGTHENEQRVTGLTVDGHRVLIEVAAHGSSTGFSALKTGSADLAASSRSIKQSELSDLALLGDLKSSNAEQVIAIDGVAVILHPANPLHQLNTEQLARIFSGEVHSWEELGGTGGAIHLYARDDQSGTFDTFNELVLVKNGKILARNAKRFESSEQLSDEVSQDRGGIGFIGLPYVRKSQAVAIVDGGSKPMLPTISLIATEDYPLSRRLYFYLPPLSDQPWAKALVQFAQSTKGQAIVANSGFVSQTVQAVKVQVSAEMPADYQAIVKKAQRLSVNFRFAQGSALLDNKAQRDLRRVLAYLKAHDKLSGEVTLVGFGDPKSDPTRAALLSKLRAMAVRRELVKSGVNFRDIRGFGDEMPVAANNVDEGRIKNRRVEVWVY; encoded by the coding sequence ATGCAGTGCGCTCTGTTCGCCAGTCAATCTCGCAAACGCGCTACGAAAATACTCCTCGGTCTGCTGAGCGTTGCCCTGCCCGGTCCGGTCTTTGCTGCACTGCCTTTGCCTGCTGATGGTCTAGCCGCTTTGCGTATTCAAGGCTCAAACACCATTGGCGCCAAGTTGGGTCCGGCATTGGTTGAGGGTCTTTATCAGGCGCAAGGTATTCATGATGTACATATCGAACCCGGGACGCATGAAAATGAACAGCGGGTGACGGGGCTAACAGTCGACGGCCATCGGGTGTTGATTGAGGTTGCAGCCCACGGTTCCAGCACCGGCTTTAGCGCGCTGAAGACTGGATCCGCAGACTTGGCGGCTTCTTCTCGTTCTATTAAACAAAGTGAGCTAAGTGATTTGGCACTGCTGGGCGATCTGAAAAGCTCAAATGCTGAACAAGTTATCGCCATCGACGGCGTAGCCGTCATTTTGCATCCAGCTAATCCCCTGCATCAGTTGAACACTGAACAATTGGCGCGCATTTTTTCGGGCGAGGTTCACAGTTGGGAAGAATTGGGGGGAACGGGCGGTGCAATCCACCTGTACGCTCGCGATGATCAGTCCGGCACTTTCGATACGTTCAACGAATTGGTATTGGTCAAGAACGGTAAAATTCTTGCGCGTAACGCGAAGCGTTTCGAGTCCAGCGAGCAATTATCCGATGAGGTCAGCCAAGACCGGGGCGGTATCGGTTTTATTGGGCTGCCTTACGTACGAAAGTCACAGGCAGTTGCGATTGTCGACGGCGGTTCTAAACCGATGCTGCCAACGATCAGTCTGATAGCGACCGAAGACTACCCGCTGTCGAGGCGGCTTTACTTCTACTTGCCGCCTTTAAGCGACCAGCCCTGGGCTAAAGCGCTGGTGCAGTTCGCGCAAAGCACGAAAGGTCAGGCGATCGTCGCCAACAGCGGATTTGTTTCTCAGACTGTGCAGGCCGTTAAGGTACAGGTCTCCGCCGAAATGCCCGCTGATTACCAAGCCATCGTTAAAAAAGCGCAACGATTGTCAGTAAATTTTCGTTTCGCTCAAGGCAGCGCACTCCTGGACAACAAAGCGCAGCGCGATCTGAGGCGGGTTCTGGCTTACTTGAAGGCCCACGACAAGCTAAGCGGCGAGGTTACGCTTGTGGGTTTTGGCGACCCAAAGAGTGACCCTACTCGTGCAGCATTATTGTCCAAGCTCCGCGCCATGGCCGTACGTAGAGAACTGGTCAAGAGTGGTGTGAATTTTCGCGACATCCGTGGTTTCGGAGATGAAATGCCCGTAGCGGCTAACAATGTCGACGAAGGTCGGATCAAGAATCGCAGGGTGGAGGTGTGGGTGTACTGA
- the xthA gene encoding exodeoxyribonuclease III — MKIVSFNINGLRARPHQLAALIEKHQPDVIGLQETKVSDEQFPHAEIEALGYHVHFHGQKGHYGVALLSRQAPLTLHKGFHSDDDEAQKRFIWGTFADAKGEPVTIMNGYFPQGESRDHPTKFPAKARFYNDLQLLLETQFQNHQPVVVMGDINISPEDSDIGIGPDNVKRWLKTGKCSFLPEEREWLMRLKNWGLVDSFRHLNPDVTDRFSWFDYRSRGFEDQPKRGLRIDLIMTSQGLRSRIKNAGVDYDLRAMEKPSDHAPIWLELN, encoded by the coding sequence ATGAAAATCGTTTCATTCAATATTAACGGCCTGCGCGCGAGGCCTCATCAGTTGGCGGCACTGATTGAAAAACATCAGCCAGATGTCATCGGTTTGCAGGAAACCAAAGTATCTGATGAGCAATTCCCTCACGCCGAGATTGAGGCGTTGGGCTATCACGTGCACTTCCATGGACAGAAAGGTCACTACGGTGTCGCTTTGCTCTCGCGTCAAGCGCCGTTGACCCTGCACAAGGGTTTCCATTCCGATGATGATGAGGCTCAGAAACGTTTTATCTGGGGTACGTTCGCCGACGCCAAAGGTGAACCTGTGACCATTATGAACGGCTACTTTCCGCAAGGCGAAAGTCGTGACCACCCGACTAAATTTCCGGCCAAAGCCCGCTTTTACAATGATTTACAGCTGCTGTTGGAAACTCAGTTTCAAAATCATCAGCCGGTGGTAGTGATGGGTGATATTAATATTTCCCCGGAAGACAGCGACATCGGTATCGGTCCAGACAACGTCAAGCGCTGGTTGAAAACCGGCAAGTGCAGCTTCTTGCCCGAAGAGCGTGAATGGTTGATGCGCTTGAAAAACTGGGGACTAGTGGACAGCTTTCGGCACTTGAACCCGGACGTAACTGACCGTTTCAGTTGGTTCGACTACCGCAGTCGTGGGTTTGAAGACCAGCCTAAACGCGGATTGCGTATTGACTTGATCATGACTTCTCAAGGTTTGCGGTCAAGAATTAAGAATGCCGGAGTTGATTATGACCTTCGAGCTATGGAGAAACCGTCAGACCACGCTCCCATCTGGCTGGAATTGAATTAA
- a CDS encoding GNAT family N-acetyltransferase, whose protein sequence is MPDTLTAVAEVRSLDSGYSREARSLLYHAYRHEPSFGYLFESERPGYEHRVRATVRELVKQHFFQELPALGLFVEDRLIGIALIAPPQRRLGITESWAWRLRMVLSTGFRCTQRYLAYHQAVLACLPSEAVHVLPLLGIHPQFQGRHFGEQLLEALHQWCAVDETSEGVVLDTGNPRYLEFYKRQGYEEIGEIAVGPIREHVFFHPSPHTLLNAPA, encoded by the coding sequence ATGCCTGACACCTTAACGGCTGTGGCCGAGGTACGTTCGCTAGACAGCGGTTATTCACGCGAAGCGCGTTCACTGCTTTATCACGCCTATCGGCACGAACCAAGCTTTGGCTATCTGTTTGAATCAGAGCGCCCAGGCTATGAGCACCGAGTTAGGGCTACCGTTCGGGAATTGGTTAAACAGCATTTCTTCCAAGAGTTGCCCGCGCTCGGATTGTTTGTCGAGGATCGGCTGATCGGCATTGCCCTAATTGCACCTCCGCAACGACGTTTGGGCATCACCGAGAGCTGGGCATGGCGCCTGCGTATGGTGCTTAGTACCGGTTTTCGTTGCACTCAGCGTTATTTGGCGTATCACCAGGCTGTTTTAGCGTGTTTGCCTTCCGAAGCAGTCCACGTACTACCGTTGCTCGGTATTCACCCACAATTTCAAGGCCGGCATTTCGGCGAGCAGTTGCTTGAGGCACTGCACCAGTGGTGCGCTGTGGATGAAACGTCTGAAGGGGTCGTCCTCGACACCGGAAATCCTCGTTATTTAGAGTTCTATAAGCGACAGGGTTATGAGGAAATCGGAGAGATTGCAGTAGGACCGATCCGCGAGCATGTTTTTTTTCACCCTAGCCCACATACTTTGCTCAATGCTCCGGCGTAA